One Fusarium poae strain DAOMC 252244 chromosome 4, whole genome shotgun sequence DNA window includes the following coding sequences:
- a CDS encoding hypothetical protein (BUSCO:28674at5125) — MAVSPVLTHTAEAAQAQTLGRAISSPLKNVTSQTSSSNGTPMPPVTSAPAPTSIPTTLDLAEQMNDEEKRKYVKGKKLGEGTYAVVFLGHLRSKPTTLVAIKKIKVQKEYDEGMAPDAVRELKHLQELSHPNIISLLSVFSSKDQNLNLVLEYLPRGDLEMLIRDTESVRYGAADIKTWMGMLTRAVWFCHENFVLHRDIKPNNLLIADDGEVKLADFGLARSFADPHQLMSSRVITRWYRPPELLFDAKHYSGAVDVWSVGTVFAELIMRAPYLPGNTDLDQVRLVCELVGTPTDDNWPGVTKLSGYAVPGQHPVRGKDWYEMRFGTVGSDGVDLLMKTLILDPKKRITARGMLEHPWWHSEPKPTRKQDLPRKGGTGADDKMGADLKRRPGVIDDDRGSKVARKLDFGGMN; from the exons ATGGCGGTTTCACCAGTCTTAACACATACAGCCGAAGCCGCTCAGGCGCAAACCCTCGGGCGCGCCATCTCTTCTCCTCTTAAAAACGTTACTTCGCAGACCTCTTCTTCCAATGGAACGCCCATGCCTCCTGTTACTTCTGCGCCTGCGCCAACGAGCATTCCCACCACACTCGATCTTGCTGAGCAGATGAACGACGAAGAGAAGCGCAAATATGTAAAGG GTAAGAAGCTAGGTGAAGGTACCTATGCTGTTGTCTTTCTGGGCCACCTCCGCTCAAAGCCCACCACCCTCGTCGCCATTAAGAAGATCAAGGTCCAGAAAGAATACGACGAAGGCATGGCTCCCGACGCCGTCCGTGAATTAAAACACCTCCAGGAGCTCTCCCATCCAAACATCATCTCTCTCCTTTCCGTCTTCTCTTCCAAGGACCAGAACCTCAACCTCGTTCTCGAATACCTGCCTCGAGGCGACCTGGAAATGCTCATCCGCGATACCGAATCCGTTCGCTACGGTGCTGCCGATATCAAGACTTGGATGGGTATGCTCACTCGAGCTGTCTGGTTCTGCCACGAAAACTTTGTGCTCCATCGCGATATCAAGCCAAACAACTTGTTGATCGCGGATGACGGCGAGGTCAAGCTtgctgattttggtcttgcGCGCAGCTTCGCCGATCCCCATCAGCTCATGTCCTCGCGCGTTATCACACGGTGGTACCGACCCCCGGAGCTTCTCTTTGACGCAAAGCACTACAGCGGCGCTGTTGATGTCTGGTCCGTCGGTACAGTCTTTGCCGAGCTTATCATGCGCGCCCCTTATCTTCCTGGCAATACAGACCTCGACCAAGTCCGTCTTGTTTGCGAGCTCGTTGGCACCCCGACAGACGATAATTGGCCTGGCGTCACTAAGCTTTCTGGCTATGCTGTTCCCGGCCAACACCCTGTGCGCGGAAAGGACTGGTACGAGATGCGCTTCGGCACGGTCGGCTCTGACGGTGTGGACTTGCTCATGAAGACTCTGATCCTTGACCCCAAGAAGCGCATCACCGCTCGTGGTATGCTCGAGCACCCCTGGTGGCACTCCGAGCCAAAGCCCACGCGCAAGCAAGACCTTCCCCGAAAAGGCGGGACAGGAGCTGATGACAAAATGGGTGCTGATCTTAAGCGACGTCCAGGcgtgattgatgatgatagaGGGTCCAAGGTTGCTCGCAAGCTTGACTTTGGCGGCATGAACTAG